A portion of the Punica granatum isolate Tunisia-2019 chromosome 7, ASM765513v2, whole genome shotgun sequence genome contains these proteins:
- the LOC116213112 gene encoding uncharacterized protein At3g27210-like isoform X1, whose protein sequence is MFKVLGSPIKERTGSLDRPITTTGSFFQTHTSPIPSAAIYAFQNSGSKEDIFFDSRQWLDSDSEDDFFSVNGDFTPSHGNTPVHHSFAVVRSNSLISKRSLKDKTSKSISNPLPKKKLGELLQETRAEEETERRKFTENTGPTTVSGAPQYPHGIVAPERQKSGRCLPNLELCRSFSGRKKRS, encoded by the exons ATGTTCAAAGTCCTGGGATCCCCCATAAAGGAGAGAACCGGCTCTCTTGACCGTCCAATTACGACTACCGGCAGTTTTTTCCAAACTCATACGTCTCCTATCCCTTCAGCTGCAATCTATGCTTTTCAGAACAGTG GCAGCAAAGAGGATATATTTTTCGATTCCAGACAATGGCTAGATTCAGACAGCGAGGATGATTTCTTCAGTGTTAATGGCG ATTTTACCCCTTCGCATGGGAATACACCAGTACACCATAGTTTCGCAGTGGTTAGGAGTAATtccctcattagcaaaagatCTCTCAAGGACAAAACTTCTAAGTCGATCTCCAATCCTTTGCCGAAGAAGAAACTCGGGGAACTACTACAAGAAACCAGAGCAGAAGAGGAAactgaaagaagaaaattcaccGAGAACACAGGCCCAACCACTGTTTCTGGAGCGCCACAATATCCTCATGGAATTGTAGCACCCGAGAGACAGAAGTCAGGTCGATGCCTTCCAAATCTCGAACTGTGCCGCAGTTTCAGTGGGAGGAAGAAGCGGTCATGA
- the LOC116213112 gene encoding uncharacterized protein At3g27210-like isoform X2, which produces MKSDSLALFTSSQTIHDPFPQMMMCGSKEDIFFDSRQWLDSDSEDDFFSVNGDFTPSHGNTPVHHSFAVVRSNSLISKRSLKDKTSKSISNPLPKKKLGELLQETRAEEETERRKFTENTGPTTVSGAPQYPHGIVAPERQKSGRCLPNLELCRSFSGRKKRS; this is translated from the exons ATGAAGTCGGATTCTCTTGCTCTCTTCACAAGCTCTCAAACGATTCATGATCCATTTCCACAGATGATGATGTGCG GCAGCAAAGAGGATATATTTTTCGATTCCAGACAATGGCTAGATTCAGACAGCGAGGATGATTTCTTCAGTGTTAATGGCG ATTTTACCCCTTCGCATGGGAATACACCAGTACACCATAGTTTCGCAGTGGTTAGGAGTAATtccctcattagcaaaagatCTCTCAAGGACAAAACTTCTAAGTCGATCTCCAATCCTTTGCCGAAGAAGAAACTCGGGGAACTACTACAAGAAACCAGAGCAGAAGAGGAAactgaaagaagaaaattcaccGAGAACACAGGCCCAACCACTGTTTCTGGAGCGCCACAATATCCTCATGGAATTGTAGCACCCGAGAGACAGAAGTCAGGTCGATGCCTTCCAAATCTCGAACTGTGCCGCAGTTTCAGTGGGAGGAAGAAGCGGTCATGA